ATGCCATGGCGTTCGAAGTAGGCCGGCGTGGCCACCACCACCTGCCGCTCGGGTGGCCCGACCGGCACCGCGATCATGCCCTGTGCGAGTGATTCGCCCAGGCGGATGCCGGCGTCGAAGCCCTCGGCCACCAGATCGGTCAGCGCGGGGTCGACGCACAGTTCCACCTGCACCTGCGGGTAACGCGCAAGGAAATCGGGCAGCCGCGGCAGCACCATGCGATCGGCGACGATGCGCGGCAGGGTCACACGCAGCCGCCCGGCAGGCACCGAGCGCGCGCTGTCCAGTTCGGCAAAGGCCTGGTCAATCTGATCGAGGCCGCCGCGCACACGCTGCAGGAAACGCGCGCCGTGTTCGGTCAGGCTGACCCGCCGCGTGGTCCGCTGCAGCAGCCGCACGCCCATCCGCGCTTCCAGCGCGCGCACGCTCTGCGACAGCGCCGAGGTCGACACGCCCAGGGCATCGGCGGCGCGGGTAAAGCTGGCGTGCTCGGCCACGTGGACGAAGGCGACCACAGCGGTGAGGGGGACGGAAGCATCCATTGTGAAGCCATTCTTCAAGGTAAGTCCGGTGGTACGCAGTTTATCCACATGATCGAGAGGAGGAAGCTAAGCCCCACGCCGCCGCCCATCCGGGCACGGCGCTTCCCCCAAGGAGATCCGCATGAAGACCCGTACTCTCGGCCCCGCCGGCCCTACCGTGTCTGCCCTCGGCCTGGGCTGCATGGGCATGAGCGCCTACTACGGCGGCCGCGGCAGTGACGATGACGGCATTGCCGTCATCCGGCACGCGCTGGACCGTGGCGTGACCCTGCTCGATACCGCCGATGTGTATGGCCCGCACACCAATGAGGTGCTGGTCGGCCGCGCGATTGCCGGGCGCCGCAACCAGGTGTTCCTGGCCAGCAAGTTCGGCATCGGCCTGGACCCGACCGACCCGAAGGCGCGGCAGGTCAACGGCCACCCGGACTATGTGCAGGCCGCCTGCGAAGCCAGCCTGCGTCGGCTGGGCGTGGACCATATCGACCTGTATTACCAGCACCGCGTCGACCCCACCGTGCCGATCGAGGACACCGTAGGTGCGATGGCACGCCTGGTGGAACAGGGCAAGGTGCGCTGGCTGGGCCTGTCCGAGGCCTCGGCGGCCACCGTCCGCCGCGCCCATGCGGTGCACCCGATCACTGCGGTGCAGAGCGAGTACTCGCTGTGGTCGCGCGAGCCGGAGCAGAACGGGGTGCTGGCCACCACGGCGGAGCTGGGCATCGGCTTCGTGCCGTATTCGCCGCTGGGCCGTGGCTTCCTGACCGGCGCCATCCGCAGCCCGGATGACTTCGACGCCGATGATTACCGACGCACCTCGCCCCGCTTCGAAGG
The sequence above is a segment of the Stenotrophomonas maltophilia genome. Coding sequences within it:
- a CDS encoding LysR family transcriptional regulator yields the protein MDASVPLTAVVAFVHVAEHASFTRAADALGVSTSALSQSVRALEARMGVRLLQRTTRRVSLTEHGARFLQRVRGGLDQIDQAFAELDSARSVPAGRLRVTLPRIVADRMVLPRLPDFLARYPQVQVELCVDPALTDLVAEGFDAGIRLGESLAQGMIAVPVGPPERQVVVATPAYFERHGMPQTPHDLQGHACIVHRLANGRLMPWEFSREGHDLDVEVRGRLVFNDAGVAHRAVLAGLGMAQGFASLMADDIAAGRLQSVLQDWQPPFPGFHLYYPAREQMAPKLRVFIDHLRAGMHDSQPW
- a CDS encoding aldo/keto reductase, encoding MKTRTLGPAGPTVSALGLGCMGMSAYYGGRGSDDDGIAVIRHALDRGVTLLDTADVYGPHTNEVLVGRAIAGRRNQVFLASKFGIGLDPTDPKARQVNGHPDYVQAACEASLRRLGVDHIDLYYQHRVDPTVPIEDTVGAMARLVEQGKVRWLGLSEASAATVRRAHAVHPITAVQSEYSLWSREPEQNGVLATTAELGIGFVPYSPLGRGFLTGAIRSPDDFDADDYRRTSPRFEGENFQRNLALVDTVQALAAKRGIAASQLALAWVLSRGKHIVPIPGTTRRARLDENLAALQVELDAATLDALDAAFPLHAAAGDRYSVSGMANIEP